From Panicum hallii strain FIL2 chromosome 2, PHallii_v3.1, whole genome shotgun sequence, a single genomic window includes:
- the LOC112882787 gene encoding transcription factor bHLH137-like: MANFSHLSQHMEHGLANASHGMPSFLFCHGAAAADSASLETSSGVLDTSPRGTASVDKKIRKPREDSASLSSAQSKDSNSKESTKRRGGKRERSSKEVDEEEEPKGYIHVRARRGQATDSHSLAERVRRERISERMRVLQALVPGCDKVTGKALILDEIINYVQSLQNQVEFLSMRIASLSPVLYGFGIDSDAFGDHTQKMEGMLHHEALAMPASVMNRAPSQAIMHTNTSTSSPSYEVHGEGGTGISFPQDNGSYMVQTVGEPRQELFNQVAFSNHMCSFQ; encoded by the exons ATGGCAAACTTCTCGCACCTCTCCCAGCACATGGAGCACGGCCTCGCCAACGCCTCCCACGGCATGCCGAGCTTCTTGTTCTGCCATGGGGCAGCCGCGGCAGATTCAGCCTCGCTGGAGACCTCATCTGGGGTTCTTGACACCTCTCCGCGAGGCACTGCTTCTGTTGACAAGAAGATCAGGAAGCCCAGAGAAGATAGTGCCAGCCTGAGCTCTGCGCAATCCAAG GACTCAAACTCAAAGGAGAGCACCAAAAGGAGAggaggaaagagagagagaagcagCAAGGAGGTagatgaggaggaggagcccaAGGGGTACATCCATGTCAGGGCAAGGAGAGGGCAAGCAACAGACAGCCACAGCCTTGCAGAGAGG GTGAGGAGGGAGAGAATCAGTGAGAGGATGAGGGTGCTGCAGGCCCTGGTCCCTGGCTGTGATAAG GTTACTGGAAAAGCCCTCATTTTGGATGAGATTATCAATTATGTTCAGTCCTTGCAGAACCAGGTTGAG TTCCTTTCCATGAGAATTGCTTCCCTGAGCCCTGTGCTGTATGGTTTTGGCATAGACAGTGATGCCTTCGGTGACCACACTCAA AAAATGGAAGGAATGCTCCACCATGAGGCGCTTGCGATGCCTGCTTCTGTCATGAACCGAGCTCCATCTCAAGCTATCATGCACACAAACACCTCCACCTCGTCTCCCTCCTACGAGGTTCATGGCGAGGGCGGCACCGGCATCTCTTTCCCTCAG GACAATGGCAGCTACATGGTGCAAACAGTAGGTGAGCCAAGGCAAGAGCTGTTCAATCAAGTGGCGTTCAGTAACCACATGTGCTCTTTCCAGTAG
- the LOC112882503 gene encoding ADP-ribosylation factor GTPase-activating protein AGD3 → MFFSRLDDSPMFRKQMQSLEEGAELLRERCLKFHKGCRKYTEGLGEAYDGDIAFASSLETFGGGHNDPISVAFGGPVMTKFTIALREIGTYKEVLRSQVEHMLNDKLLQFVDIDLHEMKDARKRFDKATLLYDQAREKYLSLKKGTRTDVATAVEDELHSARSSFEQARFNLVTALSNIEAKKRFEFLEAVSGTMDAHLRYFKQGYELLHQMEPYINQVLAYAQQSRERSNYEEAVLLERMQEFKRQIDRESRWSPNGMNDSPNGDGIQAIGRSSHKMIEAAMQSASKGKVQTIRQGYLSKRSSNLRGDWKRRFFVLDSRGMLYYYRKQNSRPSSGYSNQRTSTPSEHGSGLLSRWFSSHYHGGVHDEKSVARHTVNLLTSTIKVDADQSDLRFCFRIISPTKNYTLQAESAMDQMDWIEKITGVIASLLSSQSPERRLLLSPKGSSHHRTASESSSFSSSTELEHSISEDCMLEKNSGTGYFEHSARAAQHHRTSMMKPDKPIDLLRKVAGNGNCADCGASEPDWASLNLGVLLCIECSGVHRNMGVHISKVRSLTLDVRVWEPSVINLFQSLGNAFANTVWEEMLPSSSCADHGDISRADRLEKTSRGFALSKPKQSDPIAVKEKFIHAKYAEKDFVRKHNMDEIQLAQQMWDSVSSNNKKGVYSLIVGSNADVNFSYGHTSFNSALTLGKALLLQEQPASPSNGSSRCFDRNPLEKGSPGDSISPASTSARIDELDDYVEGLSLLHVACRVADLGMVELLLQYGVNVNSTDSRGRTPLHHCIMKGRHVYAKLLLSRGADSQVTDRDGRTALQYAIDSGTIDDEEILVLLEDPSR, encoded by the exons ATGTTTTTCAGCAGGCTCGATGACTCGCCCATGTTCAGGAAGCAG ATGCAATCACTAGAAGAAGGTGCTGAGTTGCTAAGAGAGAGATGTTTAAAGTTTCACAAAGGTTGCCGAAAATACAC GGAAGGACTAGGGGAAGCATATGATGGAGATATTGCATTCGCAAGTTCACTTGAGACTTTTGGAGGGGGTCATAATGATCCAATCAGTGTTGCATTTGGAG GGCCTGTTATGACCAAATTTACAATTGCCTTGAGAGAAATTGGAACATACAAGGAAGTATTGCGCTCCCAG GTTGAGCATATGCTAAATGACAAGCTGCTCCAGTTTGTGGACATTGATTTACATGAAATGAAG GATGCTAGGAAACGTTTTGACAAGGCTACCCTTCTTTATGACCAG GCTCGTGAGAAGTATTTATCCTTGAAGAAAGGTACAAGGACTGATGTAGCAACTGCTGTAGAGGAT GAGCTTCACAGTGCTAGATCTTCATTTGAGCAAGCACGTTTCAATCTG GTGACCGCACTTTCAAATATCGAAGCTAAGAAAAGGTTTGAATTTTTGGAGGCTGTTAGCGGGACAATGGATGCACACCTTCGTTATTTCAAACAA ggaTACGAACTACTTCATCAGATGGAACCATATATCAATCAA GTTCTTGCTTATGCACAGCAATCGAGAGAAAGGTCTAACTATGAAGAGGCTGTTCTTCTTGAGAGAATGCAAGAGTTCAAACGACAAATTGATCGTGAAAGTCGGTGGTCACCAAATGGAATGAATGATTCCCCTAATGGTGATGGAATACAAGCAATTGGTAGAAGTTCTCATAAGATGATTGAAGCAGCGATGCAATCAGCTTCAAAGGGCAAG GTTCAGACCATTCGACAAGGTTATCTTTCCAAGAGATCTTCAAATTTGAGAGGTGATTGGAAAAGGAGGTTCTTTGTCCTTGACAGTCGAGGAATGCTGTACTATTATCGCAAGCAGAACAGTAGGCCATCC AGTGGTTATTCTAACCAAAGAACTAGCACTCCCTCCGAACATGGTTCTGGGTTGCTCAGCAGATGGTTCTCATCTCATTATCATGGAGGCGTGCATGATGAGAAATCTGTTGCACGCCATACTGTAAACTTGCTAACATCGACCATTAAAGTTGATGCAGATCAATCGGATCTGCGGTTCTGCTTCAGAATAATTTCTCCCACAAAGAACTATACATTGCAG GCAGAGAGTGCAATGGATCAGATGGATTGGATTGAAAAAATTACTGGCGTCATCGCTTCTTTGCTGAGCTCCCAGTCCCCTGAACGG CGTCTTCTGCTGAGCCCTAAGGGCAGCAGCCATCATCGAACTGCCAGCGAAAGCAGTTCTTTCAGTAGCTCAACAGAACTTGAACATTCAATAAGTGAAGATTGCATGCTGGAAAAGAACTCAGGAACTGGTTATTTTGAGCATTCTGCTAGGGCTGCACAGCATCACCGAACAAGCATGATGAAGCCTGATAAGCCAATTGACTTGCTTAGGAAAGTGGCAGGCAATGGTAACTGTGCTGATTGTGGTGCCTCAGAGCCTGATTGGGCATCCCTCAACCTTGGAGTTCTTTTATGCATAGAGTGTTCTGGGGTACACAGAAATATGGGTGTGCATATATCTAAG GTAAGATCTCTGACGCTTGATGTCAGGGTTTGGGAGCCATCTGTTATCAATCTCTTCCAGTCATTAGGCAACGCTTTTGCCAATACTGTCTGGGAGGAAATGTTACCTTCGTCGAGCTGTGCTGACCATGGTGATATTTCAAG GGCTGATAGATTAGAAAAAACATCGCGTGGCTTTGCACTCAGCAAGCCTAAACAATCTGATCCTATTGCAGTGAAGGAGAAATTTATTCATGCCAAG TATGCTGAAAAGGATTTTGTGCGGAAACATAACATGGATGAGATTCAGCTAGCACAACAGATGTGGGATAGTGTAAGTTCAAACAACAAGAAGGGGGTGTACAGTCTGATTGTGGGGTCAAATGCCGATGTAAATTTTTCATATGGACATACATCATTTAATTCGGCTTTGACTCTGGGAAAAGCGCTCCTCCTACAAGAGCAACCAGCTTCACCATCAAATGGAAGCTCTAGATGTTTTGATCGCAATCCGCTCGAGAAGGGTTCTCCTGGGGACTCTATTTCTCCTGCCAGCACAAGTGCCCGTATAGACGAATTGGACGATTATGTTGAAGGATTGTCTTTGCTGCATGTAGCATGTCGCGTTGCGGACCTGGGCATGGTTGAGCTACTCCTGCAGTACGGCGTCAATGTAAATTCTACAGATTCAAGAGGGCGAACACCACTTCATCACTGCATCATGAAAGGCAGACATGTGTATGCCAAGCTGCTGCTTTCCAG GGGGGCTGATTCTCAAGTCACGGACCGAGATGGTAGAACAGCTTTACAGTATGCAATTGACAGCGGAACCATAGACGATGAAGAGATCCTCGTTTTGTTAGAGGACCCAAGTAGATAA